In Streptomyces paludis, the genomic stretch TCGCTTGGTGACAGTTCGGGCAAATCGGCGCTTACGCTTTCGGTCATGTCCAACAAGATGCTGAACCAAGTAGATGGCTACCTGGAGTTCTGGAACGAGTACCACTTGTGCACGCTGACGACGGCTCGTCCTGATGGGCGACCTCATGTCGTGCCCGTCGGTGTGACGATCGACGCTGATGCTGGTATCGCTCGGGTTATCACCCGCAAATCCAGCAAGAAAGTCGCGAACATCCTGTCGGTGCCCCACGGTCAGGCGCATGTGGCCGTCTGTCAGGTCGACGGAGGCCGGTGGGCCACGCTGGAGGGTGTGGCGACGGTCAACCCCGAACGGGCGGCCGTTGAGGCTGCTGTGGCTCGTTACGGGGAGCGGTACCGCCGGGT encodes the following:
- a CDS encoding pyridoxamine 5'-phosphate oxidase family protein; protein product: MSNKMLNQVDGYLEFWNEYHLCTLTTARPDGRPHVVPVGVTIDADAGIARVITRKSSKKVANILSVPHGQAHVAVCQVDGGRWATLEGVATVNPERAAVEAAVARYGERYRRVPAPDPERVVIEIQIERVMGQTVQVSPAGRAA